The region TTTGGAGCTGACCACAGCCTGAGGAGTATAATAATTAGCTGCGCTTCAGGGATCAGTTGTTGACCTAATGGTAACTAGGGAGCTAATTAACCATCTTCATTCTGTtttcttgggttttttttcttatgcaTGGGGATCACATAGAAGAATATATTCATATGCTTTATATTTCTTCGTCAATCAGTGGTCTTACAAAGTCAATCTTGCTGATCCTCCACAATTCAGGTAAGTCCTGGAACTGCAGGAACATCTGCCTGAGGCTGGTGACGTTGATGCATGCCAGCACTGCCTGGGGAGAGAGGTAGAGGATGAGGTAAGtggactttttctctccctgtctgtctctgcccCTTCCAAtgcttacatacatacacatgtataaacACACCTTGGGCAGGAAGTAGAACAGTGGTCCAATCAGCAGCAGGACAATCAGAACAACCAAACTAGTGAACAAGCCGGAGAgctgcaggaaaacacacacacagaagacacACATCCCTTACTGGACATCCCAATGTTACCCATTAGCTTTGCTTCTTATTAGTAGCAACttctgcattaaaaaatatGGATATTCAAAATGCAAGCTAAACCTATGTTATTAAACAGCTATAAATGCACTCTTACATTTTAAGTCATGTCACCAGCATTTGATTGGATTATAGTGTTTAGTACATATGACTTATAACATATCAACATACATCAGCCATTTAGGCCACATACATTTGAAGTACATTCATATACACAACTAAACAATGAGTCATGTAAGCAAAATCAGAATTTTTATTCCTCTGCTGATCAGAattaaacatactgtagatcTGTTTTGCAGCTCTGTTAAAAGTATCAATAAACATAACTTAAATATTGATGTTAGTCTTTGATTTGAATTAAAACAACTGTAAGTCAGTTTGGGAGGGATACCAATATTCAAtcaaagccgcaagcggcgatggcgggccctcgctcacccatgccaccgcggggcctgaggcatggcggggctgtggcgtgaagcagaaagtgagaaaaaacctggaaggaggccaaaaatgcaatgtttcgttcatccagtagggggcagtcacaggtagttacacatatggtctggtgtggtctggtgtgttcagggcggccactcatcagtcatgtgaagtttggagtgaattggacaaagtaTGAAGGAGTTATgggaggttgatggttcatccaccagggggcagtagagtgtaacaaaacacaagcggttgcgttcagggtgggacagtgattacacatgtgaagttttgtggaaatcgcacaatgatgatgtaaaatatggcacttcctgtttccactagggggcgacacgagtgagatcgcctatgagcgaatggagacgttgaggtcggcaccctggacctgtgtaccaattttcatgatgatacgagttcaataaagccatcaaaaagccaaacgtattttcatggcgaggaattgatggtcgccgcgtcgccacacggacgccattactcgtagcttcacagtcttcataatgtagcttcaccaactggttctgaatgaagttgatggggcaaagtatgtaattttaatgaatcttagttaacttcctgttaccaccgggggggcgctatgagttacgtgggaagttaatatatcgggacgttcagggcggagccatcatcatgtccagcaagtttgaagctgattggatgaagtatgtgggcgtgagagccactcgtatgtacatggcgagcacgccaaagttagttgagccctggcagacacgccctttgacctacggatgcgcagagcacaacttaagctcagctaggtctggaaatgttgcgtacctaatttgaacttgatcgggcaaacgctgtgggaggagttaattttaggtgggaaaaatcaaaaccaaaatggccgacttcctgttgggttgaggtcatgaggtcaagaggcttttttgcatatgtgggtataatacatatgtgtacagaattttgtgagcataggacaaagttagcaaaattccctatgggcatttttggactttgtagggggcgctattccgccattctgcgtcgaccatgtgcgaccacccaaaaatatcgaatttcggatgaggccggacgtccttgcaaaagtataagcattttcgcatttgggaaaggggcgaaattggggcacgaaatgtcggaataataataataataataataataataataaacattacaatttcaatagggctttcgccaggcgacttgcagtcgccgctcgggccctaataaggtGTTTCAATTTTTTGACGATGTGAccattttgtttacatttgaatCACTGTGACCTTAATGCAAAGAGCCTACCAGTGATTAGTGAGTGTAACAAAACTGAAgatgcacagaagctgctgtaTATCATGTAAACTACCTGTGTGTATCCACCAGCACTCTCAAGTATGTTAGTGGTGGCTAGAGTGGCGGAACTTGGGAAGCAGGTGAAAAAGGAGGACACTGTATTGGAGATCCCATGAGCCAGCAGCTCCTGAAATCAAACACAGATTCAATACAAATAGTTAACAGACTGGTGAGAATGTAACATTTCAGCAAGCAGTTGAGACACTAGAGATTTACCTGGTTTGGATGTATGGAGTAGCCATGCTTATCCGCGTAGATCATTGCCAGTGAGACGGACACTGCGTAACCAACAAATGTTATGGCTACTGTGTCTCCAGCAATCTCAGGGAAAGTGTGCAAGGCAGGCATCTGTGGCTTCGGGAATCTGAGGATAGGAGGGTACAAAGTCAAACTAGAAGCTGATGAGCTCAtttgtgttttgagttttttttcccaaatcTAAAAGATTACCCAGCTGGGATGTGGCCAACAATCTCAATGTCAAAAGTGGAGTCCAGGGAGGAAGCGTAGGCCACACCTGTGACAATAATCACCTAGGGATTGAAGTGAAAAATCATGACTTGTAACCTGTTCTTTACATTGTAAAAATAGTAGTACACTAAATTTGTAAATTCAGCCAACTAACGATGAGGATCTCCACAGGGATAGGTGTACGCAGGCGCTCCCGGTAACGCATGTTGATCTCCTTAACTGGCACCAGGATAGCCAAACACACCAAGGAGATGAGCAACTCCGCCATATTGGTGTGAGGTAGGTTCTCCATCACTGACGCTAAAGTCTGAAAATACAAGTCAGTGAGCGGCAGGGAAATCAACACCAATTGTCATGCATTTGCCTTAAATGCTATTTTGTTCAAACATGTTGAATTTACCATCAAGAACTCATCATGAAGCACTGCATACCTTAAAGAGGGAGAAGGTCCCAGTGTGGCGAGGGAGCCGCAGTCCCAGCATGCTTTGCAGCTGTGAGATGGTAACGTGGAAGGCAGCAGCACTGGTGAAAGCCTTAACAATTGGCTCTGACAGGTAGGTTGAGAGGAAGCCCAGCTGGAGCCCAAACATACAGAGCTGGAGCACAAGAGATCAACaacattattatttgttttgtggaTTCATGTTTGGTACTCTTGACTCTGCTATCtcagcattttattatttatttttgtgactttttgatTAATCCATAGACTTTGTGCCTCTGTCTTACCATAATAATTCCTGAGAGGAGTGCTACAGCTGAGGCTACACCAATCCTCTGGGCTTCAAAGTCAGCGGCTTCAGGTGAACTCGAGTTCATCTCCAGAGGAGTGGGGACGAGCTGCTCCACCACGGAGCCAGTCATCAGACTCACCACAGCAAAGGTACCTGAGAGAAGACCCATCCTCTCAGTAACAGTGATAAACATAACAGACCTGGATAACACTTGAGACTTGCATGAATGCATGATGCATGAATTAATGTAACCTTGCTGTCATGCTTCTGtatacatataatacattacAGTCTTACCTGTGGACACATGTCGACCAGTGCCAAAAAACATATACAGGACCACCGGGAAGAAGGAGGTGTAAAGGCCAAATATTGGTGCTACAGATGTGAGTAAAGCAAAGGCCATGCCTGTTTAGGGAAGAGTATTCAAAAAGAcaacttgttaaaaaaaaaaaaaccccaaacaaaccaacatggttttatatctgtttatttttcaaacCGTATCATTGAATATAAGATATTgacttttgtcacacacaaGCTGGAGCATGTAaaattaaatgaagacaaaaataaaataacttaaaagtGACTTAAAACAACAGACAGTATTCACCTTCACTGTGACAATGTACATGTTGACAGTTTCTCCTTTTAGATGTTGTCATTCAGTTGCAATTAACCTTGAAATACGTGTTCATATTTTGATGACATAATTATAAAATCAAGCTTAACATATTAACGAATGActatcattttaattaactaTAATTAAGGTAATCAAATCAAGtcagtgaaaaaaaacttttctttccccttttcctGCCTGGCAGTGAGTAATTATCAGTACTTTCATCCTTATAATAGGCCAATGTTTACTCACCTTGCGGAATGTGAAGAATACCAACTGTCAATCCCCCTATAGCATCTCCTAAAATCCATTTCTTTAGCCTGTATCTTGGCAGCCAGCTGAAAATAGGTATCCTCTCCCTCAACAGGTGAAGCCATGCTCGTCTTGAACACCTGCACCTCCCGGCGAGCTTCTCTCGGAGCCGCAGACTTCCACTTGTGTTATCCTCGGAGCCATAGGCCTGTTTGAAGCGGTCCTCTGTGTAGATATTCCTGTACACGGCCACAGAAGCGCTCATGTTGTCCGTGTGGAGATGATAGTTCACCACGCAAGCGCTGTCTTAGAGTGTCAAAGGTGTTGACTATTGCATTACATATATAGCAGACTCTGCCCTGACCTCAAGAGCCCTTGCATTTTCCTGTCAGACCCTTCTTAGCCAATGACATGGCTCAAAGCTTAACCTTTTTTGTCACAGTGTTGGACAACTTTTTTCACATCTTTGTCTTTCCTAAGACCACATAAAGGTGAGCTGGTCccgttttttttcattttgggctGTACAAAATCTTCTGGGTCCTACTGCTAaaagtgtttgctttttttttttttttttaacagaaagtaGAAAGTCAGGCCAAcaatctgtctgtctcacactcACAACCCCtccctccaaacacacacacacacgcatgcatgcacacacacacacacacacacacacacacacacacacacacacacacacacacacacacacacacacacacacacacacacacacacacacacacatacaacatcCTTTGCACTGCACACTCCATCCTCCCATATGTCCTGCCTCCAGAGAGCAACGCGGGAGGTACCAGCTCAGGGGAGGCACAGTTAAAGTGCATACAATGTAAAGCACTGTGAAACGCCTAAAGAGATCAAAGTAATATTGTTGGTGGAGCTAAGGTGTAACCTCAAACCATGTCTGCTCATGAGGAGTTAATTTCCGAGAAGGATGGATGTCTGTAATGGGTGGGTGTTTAAATTGTGTAGCCACAAGGAAAGAGTCTGCTACCCCATGAGACCTCTGTGAAACTCAATCACACATGGAGGCCTGGTTCATGGATCAAACCACACCTTGACTGATCAGAGATGGTGCATGATGATTGAGATAAGAGTGAATACAAGAGGGTTGGGATGTGATAAAATAGGATCTCTATATGTTACAGCTCATAACATATTCTTTGCAAATGAGCTTGGAAACCTAACCATTGGATATAATCAAAGTAGAAATGATCCTATTGAAAGTTGCATGAGTGAGTATGACACAGAAGTTTAAGTCTGACTCTAGCCAttataaaacaaaggaaatggtAAATTTATCTCCTGGTTTTTGGCCCTGTGAATGAACCTCTCCCATTTCATGAATGACGTTTCATGTCATAAGGCTACGTGATGAAGTGCAGGCAACCGTACCATGCCACCGTATTCCATTGTTGCACAGGACAACACCCACAGATTTTGGCGTGAATGGAACTAGCTAGACGGGCAGAAAGTTTATTGCAGCTAATCTCAAATGTACTGTACCACTCATTCAACCAACAGCAATGATGACAAAGTATCAAAGTATATAGTAGTGCATTTGTGtagttatgtaaaaaaaaaaaacaacaacaaaaaaaaacattcagccAGTTAACATGAAAGCAAGAATACAGTGCATTTTGATGGCTTTGTCAGCGTGTCAATGTTTCGTGATTCTGAATATCAAGAGTACTGAtaaatacaataacaatataCTTTAAAAAGCTCTAATGCATAAAAGGTAGAAGACATTTATGTTAaactttcatgttttatgttaaagCTGACattaaatagatagatagatagatagatagatagatagatagatagatagatagatagatagatagataggtagataggtagatagatagatagatagatagatagatagatagatagatagatagatagatagatagatagatagatagatatatagatagatagataccgCAATACATGGCACAAACAtggcacaaagacaacaaacatagaaatcacacaaaatacctaagaatatataaaaacataccCTCCCACCCTCAGCATTGCTAGAACCCAGTATAAAAGCGCAATGAGTATATAGATAAAAGTGCatgtaaaggcacaataaatacataggtAAAAGTGCATGTAAAGTAGTTAGAGTCATGGTGCATTTATCAGATCACCTTTTTAGAAAACAAGTACCTATTTACAAATCCAGCAGACAAAGCTGGGCcacattaacattcattaagagttgtgtttctggccactTGATGAATTTAAGTCTGATGTTCGCTttcctttcagctctgttttccACCATCTCCAGAGGAAAATAACTGGTGCTTTAACTGGCAAGTTGTCAGACTTTCTTAAGTAGCTGCCCTCTGACTTTGTCTTTCTGCTGTTTGGAGCTGGGCAGGCACCGTTCAAGtcctactgctgctgctggaaatgggGCTGATGATGAGAGTGCCATGGCTGAAGCATACAGTCAGTTTGCAACAAAAATAAGTTAAAAGGAGCTAACAAGCTCTGTAGAGTTGAAGAGTTGGATGATAACTTTGAGTTAATCACAGCAAGAGACCTCTGTTGCATTACATGTAgttatttgattcattgttaatacaaaaaatattaattagtaGAGCTTTAAtgttatgaaaatgaaatcacTTTTAATATGCCATGTCACTTCATCCACCCAGAGGAAGCCACAATTAGTAGGGGGTGTTTAGTAATCCCACATACTGCGACAATGCTGGAGACAGGTCAAATGATTTAACCCCGATTACTTCTTTCTAATGATCATTGTTGATTTagtctaaattaaaaaaaggaaaacaacggCTAATATTGAGCTAAGTTTAGGCCATGCTGTTGTTATTCcatgaaagagaaaacattGCTAAAGATGTAACTGGAGTCAAACAGGGTGTAGGTGATGCATTACAGAGGTAAAACACGGGATGGACACCCTCCAAAGTGTGATGTGTCCCAATCTCACtaatattttaaactaaatgaaataaacagacATGCATGTAGAGAGTTGTTTTTGTTCCAGTGTCATATTCCTACtatttctgtgtctctgttggAGAGGAGATGCAGTGATATAAGGAACTTCCTTTAAATTCCAGGAATGTGGGCCATTGTGTTGATCAGTTCCAGAGGATTTATGAACATACCAACGGCATAGTGTGTCTGTGGGCTGTTTAAACAAGATATTAATCAGTAGTAAAAGGAACAATGCATTGAATGGAAAAGGATATGAAGTGTTAACCCCCAACTAGACAAAACCTTTCTGTTCCATCATAACACAGACAGCTCTTTATAAATTGAAACAATGAAAATGGGAATACCTGAGTGGCACACTACAGCATACAGTAGTACCATTCATGCAATCCAATGCACATTCAATTGGcttaaaagcaacaacaaacagGGTATCAACACTTTTCTATGAACAAAACAGTGTCAAGTGATGTGACCTTTTTGCTTGACaaacatgcatattttaaaagtgaGGTCACATTGTTTATGTAAAATTAGatgaatattattaatattctgttactctgtaatatgttttgttcccattttcagtgtttctgaagTGCAGCATTGTCTTGGAGGAAAAAGCAATTATGTTGACTCCTAAAAACCACTCATGGAGTGTTGTGAGGTTTGTAAAAATATACACTTTGATGGCAACTGTAGTTATGTTTGGCAGCATACTTCATGATCCCACTTTCCTTGTTGCATTAGCATTAATCACATTACAAAAATGTCTCATCCACCCTGTCTCCTTCATGCTGAGTGTGTGTCCTGATCTTACAGGGTCTTTCTATTATTCTCGACCAAGGAGAGGCTCCAGTCATTTTGTGGCCTATAGTTCCTGCTATTGTTCTTTATCTACTTTATGGGATGCCTGTCCCGACCCCCCATGGCATGTTACTTTGGAAATGACCTTGTCTATGAGGCTGAGTGCTGGCAGCCAAACCTCTCCTTGTGTCCCTGTCTCCTTACCTCTCCCATCCCTTTCCGTTCATTGCTCTTGTCCATCTATTAGTGCTTCTCCTCATGTTGTCTATGTATTTACATTGTTTGACTTCATGAATCATGTCTCTGTTAAGAATTCTTCCTGTCGGCTCATGAATTTGTTGCAATTTGTCACTCACAGCATACAAAGTTTCTGAAGAG is a window of Scomber scombrus chromosome 10, fScoSco1.1, whole genome shotgun sequence DNA encoding:
- the slc26a10 gene encoding solute carrier family 26 member 10 translates to MSASVAVYRNIYTEDRFKQAYGSEDNTSGSLRLREKLAGRCRCSRRAWLHLLRERIPIFSWLPRYRLKKWILGDAIGGLTVGILHIPQGMAFALLTSVAPIFGLYTSFFPVVLYMFFGTGRHVSTGTFAVVSLMTGSVVEQLVPTPLEMNSSSPEAADFEAQRIGVASAVALLSGIIMLCMFGLQLGFLSTYLSEPIVKAFTSAAAFHVTISQLQSMLGLRLPRHTGTFSLFKTLASVMENLPHTNMAELLISLVCLAILVPVKEINMRYRERLRTPIPVEILIVIIVTGVAYASSLDSTFDIEIVGHIPAGFPKPQMPALHTFPEIAGDTVAITFVGYAVSVSLAMIYADKHGYSIHPNQELLAHGISNTVSSFFTCFPSSATLATTNILESAGGYTQLSGLFTSLVVLIVLLLIGPLFYFLPKAVLACINVTSLRQMFLQFQDLPELWRISKIDFMVWVVTWLSVVVLNVDLGLATGVVFSMMTVICRTQRAGCSVLGRASNTEIYRSLENHSKCYEVPGVKILTYNGPIYYGNRSFFREEIGRVLGLTPEKIRSREKARKALEKREREATVNTVERGIANTSFSSENEFFKSETSENDVKAVLIDCSSVIFVDVAGARLFTQMCTECQKVGVHVYLANCNESVLKILTSSGLMNYMNPQHIFVTVHDAVMYIQQQREKCPENTTTVWV